The Bombus vancouverensis nearcticus chromosome 12, iyBomVanc1_principal, whole genome shotgun sequence genome contains a region encoding:
- the enok gene encoding histone acetyltransferase enoki mushroom isoform X2 yields the protein MDEPESADTWSAWFLDAIRKIRSQKQRPSVERICHAIRQHHNYHEEEIAEHLEVAVKRGDVLKIFNKGQSSYKDPGGLQSKPLKVGKASDLSKVLGKAVRELGEREGSSLKNIEKYIRQSHTVEEEAEGDLRTALRLSAKRAVDRGLVIQDGRLFRQPDRPPYLKKHADTSHITQPEPPVAKLPAPLPICKECLGATIAGNNNNTKRNITEKLSRCSVCGAALHNSCAPPELSILVDRGITWSCDDCSPTCAGCQLERESQNYLVKCAGCVKCYHPACLDPALDKKNKTPWRCRHCQTAHTPISKDDSKRNKTQDAASSLEGTPTSARKRPSKLRESRKSAVSRKSLAISTPAKKSGAGVAQVDSSSDEEPVLPQTLPPGVTQKDVDLFKEARDRAARLTAVNGDGEEAVTVNPGNSSASTSTGSGIRNPAAIVFGRYEVETWYSSPFPQEYARLPKLFFCEFCLKYTKSRAVLDRHMDKCQWRHPPATEIYRCNGLSVFEIDGNVNKIYCQNLCLLAKLFLDHKTLYYDVEPFLFYAVTKNDKYGCHLIGYFSKEKHCPAQRYNVSCIMTLPQYQRQGFGRFLIEFSYLLSKVEGIPGTPEKPLSDLGRVSYHSFWKSVVLEYLDAHRDSTDIKLGDITKETGVSAHDIATAMQLLGFIRSVHLPGEGNSKVAVVVDWAKVDAHMAKIRKSSRIKLDPDCLRWIPLLTQIPNPYQSPEESGDTSSESSPVVEPKHVPAIVEKIQKVKIKKKPRGRRLGQRRSSPFKQKAAQKSSLQKDSISKDTKELRETKAIKEKETKETNEAKDTKETKELEKRSRNVVAASAENAKESMEVEPKSVTTTSRNSRAVTASKNANSTNPTTSSTSTTTTTTTSTTTVTTTTTTMSRRRIRTPKTSVTGVVSVAITTTTSSSSTTPLRKRKHSEKTEAEEKEERSEVISRKRTRESLREKEKDKEREREKEKPKERDKPKERDNYSKDKDKDNINEVEKSSSKAIESSPSSVVQKPTKKQCKVDDILLKVTSRQTKHLQTKQGKEKKNLEQNQCNGKEEAKDVKTLPVSRRGRAKAEKEALKMPQLKPETPTKDRPETPVILPPSLSPLPCSEETGSFITSQQQSCSVTEQLLATPAGKEANNAIETTKSNESTMEDVDNANSSNAGDICGSTVLPEAEATISASPGEYEGGDEDEGEEEVPAPKSKPVTHIKSDSNERTEKAEENEPEKKLEDDSSVPFLQNPISESKSRILQEDTQRPECEAEGDLDKGEAEGEDESGHERQGDGETLVETGEGKEEENKIMKGESDKASETEKAICSLETSKLVPDLLSPKEEEIEKLKAVNQDVGSCREGDGISDRLMLKSSKEELTRPKIETSPATPTERKESSSAVSNIASPETGPLTPQEKVLPVIEQQETTIHLQTHSEELKQNSPESGKTTPHLDNPGSVKRTPPSQPDLPSMGVYTPDSTTNSVHSLHYGQCDLDVSQLGLESPTSIASDLASQNSVERPPSALPSMPPSVSVPISVSMQITTPVTSAAVNISPQVQYADCSMPQHTPSTHVNIHPMHQPHTPQPLQQPRTPQSHTPQSIQTQSPQPLPQSHTPQPLPQSHTPQPLPQSHTPQSIPTQSPQPMRQSHTPQPLPPSHTPQPMQLSLAQQTQNQSMTHGQSQQQSQQQSAHQQQQQQQSQTQSHSNKRASGSQTTHRSRSTQQSSRSHRTTPPTSHAQATSQGHTTSHTSHTSSHTSHTTIAHTTHVPPQYQQSSSMSVPPVPHPHSHTHAAHSHNMAVISQGNYMAVASQTFPTQNTYVIQHRSSRSGAPTPCTTATNFYIQTSAMPPHSHTPAPSLSASGNHQTTNSCSLAKLQQLTNGLEMIPPTPPPAMNLTPPPPIPHTMTPPQTSRQLPTPPQVPLGYAKNYYNVNTVPPSTPGPPSRSTSRSSANANMASLTQPYPSESLYRQTLDPGSTCPQMQSAASRVSPNVAINTNLMAQYGYRVAQPATGYMNQAAQLGGFMNQASQLPVGVVNVPAPYPQDPHQQNPAAVYTTYHGYINGGLMQPLNSSMRPR from the exons ATGGACGAGCCCGAGTCCGCTGACACATGGTCGGCCTGGTTCCTGGACGCGATTCGAAAAATCCGCAGCCAGAAACAGAGGCCGAGTGTCGAGCGGATATGTCATGCTATTCGTCAACACCATAATTATCACGAGGAGGAAATTGCTGAACATCTGGAGGTTGCTGTGAAGCGCGGCGATGTGCTCAAGATCTTTAATAAAGGACAATCCTCGTACAAAGATCCTGGTGGCTTACAATCGAAACCGCTCAAAGTTGGTAAAGCGTCCGATTTGAGCAAGGTACTGGGTAAAGCTGTTAGAGAATTGGGCGAAAGGGAGGGCTCAAGCCTGAAGAATATCGAGAAATATATCAGACAGAGTCACACGGTCGAAGAAGAAGCGGAGGGCGACTTGAGAACAGCTCTTAGACTGTCTGCTAAAAGAGCAGTCGATCGAGGACTTGTGATCCAGGATGGTAGGCTCTTCCGACAACCGGACAGACCACCTTATCTCAAGAAACATGCGGATACTTCTCATATTACGCAGCCGGAGCCCCCCGTAGCTAAG CTTCCAGCTCCACTACCAATTTGCAAAGAATGCCTTGGTGCGACAATAGCTGGGAACAACAACAACACAAAACGGAATATTACTGAGAAATTAAGCAGGTGTAGCGTGTGTGGTGCAGCTTTGCATAATTCTTGCGCACCACCAGAACTCTCAATCCTTGTCGATAGGGGTATAACGTGGTCTTGTGACGACTGTTCTCCAACGTGTGCTGGATGTCAATTGGAAAGGGAATCACAGAATTACCTGGTAAAATGCGCTGGTTGTGTTAAGTGTTATCACCCTGCCTGTTTGGATCCAGCGCTTGATAAAAAGAACAAAACACCATGGAGATGTCGACATTGTCAAACAGCACATACACCAATATCGAAGGATGATAGTAAAAGGAACAAAACACAGGATGCAGCTAGTTCTCTCGAAGGCACACCAACTAGCGCGAGGAAGAGACCTAGCAAGTTACGTGAAAGTAGAAA ATCGGCAGTATCCAGAAAGAGTTTGGCGATTTCGACTCCAGCGAAGAAAAGCGGCGCAGGAGTGGCACAGGTGGACAGCAGCTCGGACG AGGAACCTGTTCTACCTCAGACCTTGCCACCTGGTGTCACGCAAAAGGATGTTGACCTATTTAAGGAAGCACGGGACAGAGCGGCTCGCTTAACCGCCGTGAATGGTGATGGCGAGGAAGCCGTGACTGTGAATCCAGGGAATAGTTCAGCAAGTACAAGTACAGGAAGTGGTATTAGGAATCCCGCGGCCATAGTTTTCGGTCGATACGAAGTAGAAACGTGGTATTCCAGTCCATTTCCCCAGGAGTACGCAAGACTACCAAAATTATTCTTCTGTGAATTTTGTTTAAAGTATACGAAAAGTCGGGCTGTACTTGATAGACACATGGACAAATGTCAATGGAGGCACCCTCCGGCTACCGAGATCTATAGGTGTAATGGCTTGTCTGTCTTCGAG ATCGATGGTAACGTGAACAAGATATACTGTCAAAATTTGTGTCTGCTAGCGAAATTGTTCTTGGACCATAAAACGCTCTACTACGACGTAGaaccatttttattttatgcgGTAACGAAAAACGACAAGTATGGTTGTCATTTGATTGGTTATTTTAGCAAAGAGAAACATTGTCCCGCGCAGAGATATAATGTATCGTGTATCATGACTTTGCCGCAATATCAAAGACAAGGATTTGGTAGGTTCTTGATCGAATTTAGTTATCTTCTGTCCAAAGTGGAGGGCATTCCCGGTACACCAGAGAAACCTCTTTCTGATCTCGGCCGGGTGTCGTACCACTCGTTCTGGAAAAGCGTTGTACTCGAATATCTTGATGCTCATAGAGATTCTACGGATATCAAGTTGGGAGATATAACGAAAGAAACTGGCGTGTCGGCTCATGATATCGCAACTGCTATGCAATTGCTGGGATTTATTAGATCGGTTCATTTGCCCGGTGAAGGGAATTCTAAAGTGGCCGTGGTAGTTGATTGGGCTAAAGTGGACGCTCATATGGCAAAGATACGAAAAAGTTCTCGTATCAAGTTAGATCCTGATTGTCTCAGATGGATACCATTGCTCACGCAGATTCCTAATCCATATCAAAGTCCGGAAGAAAGTGGCGACACTAGCTCCGAATCTTCTCCCGTAGTGGAACCGAAACACGTACCGGCGATTGTTGAAAAAATTCAAAAGGTTAAGATCAAAAAGAAACCAAGGGGTAGAAGGTTGGGACAAAGAAGATCTTCACCATTCAAACAGAAGGCTGCCCAAAAGTCATCCTTACAGAAGGATTCTATTTCCAAAGACACGAAAGAGTTGAGGGAGACAAAAGCAATAAAAGAGAAGGAAACAAAGGAGACAAATGAAGCGAAGGACACGAAAGAAACAAAGGAGTTAGAGAAAAGGAGTCGAAACGTAGTTGCTGCGTCGGCAGAAAATGCTAAAGAATCGATGGAAGTAGAACCGAAAAGCGTCACGACAACGTCGAGAAATTCTCGTGCGGTGACTGCTTCAAAAAACGCGAATTCTACAAATCCAACGACTTCATCTACgtcaacgacgacgacgacgacgacgtcaaCTACCACGGTAACAACCACCACAACGACAATGTCTAGACGAAGAATTAGAACACCGAAGACATCTGTAACTGGTGTCGTCTCGGTAGCTATTACGACGACAACGTCGTCGTCATCGACGACTCCTCTGCGAAAACGAAAACATTCCGAAAAGACTGAAGCAgaagaaaaggaggaaagatCCGAGGTTATTTCCAGAAAAAGAACTCGGGAATCTCTACGCGAGAAAGAGAAGGATAaggaacgagaaagagaaaaagagaaacctAAAGAACGTGATAAGCCGAAAGAAAGAGACAATTATTCGAAAGATAAGGATAAAGACAATATAAACGAAGTGGAGAAGTCATCTTCTAAAGCGATAGAATCGTCTCCATCATCGGTAGTGCAGAAACCTACGAAGAAGCAGTGCAAGGTAGATGATATCTTGTTAAAAGTGACCAGTCGACAAACAAAGCATTTGCAAACGAAAcaagggaaagaaaagaaaaatttggAGCAGAACCAATGCAACGGAAAAGAAGAGGCGAAGGATGTTAAAACCTTGCCGGTATCGAGACGAGGAAGAGCAAAAGCCGAGAAGGAAGCTTTAAAGATGCCACAATTAAAACCTGAAACTCCTACGAAGGATCGACCCGAAACTCCTGTGATACTCCCTCCATCATTATCTCCGTTGCCGTGTTCTGAAGAGACTGGCTCTTTTATAACTAGTCAGCAACAGTCGTGTTCGGTTACGGAGCAACTACTGGCAACACCTGCCGGGAAAGAAGCTAATAACGCGATAGAAACGACTAAGAGCAACGAGAGCACTATGGAAGACGTTGATAATGCCAATAGTAGTAATGCTGGCGATATCTGTGGATCAACCGTTCTTCCAGAAGCAGAAGCGACTATATCTGCTAGCCCAGGAGAGTATGAGGGAGGAGACGAGGATGAGGGCGAAGAAGAAGTACCTGCACCGAAATCGAAACCTGTGACGCATATAAAAAGCGATTCAAACGAACGAACTGAGAAGGCAGAAGAGAATGAACCAGAAAAGAAACTCGAAGATGATTCCTCCGTTCCCTTTTTGCAAAATCCGATATCTGAATCGAAATCGCGTATCCTGCAAGAAGATACACAAAGACCGGAATGTGAAGCTGAGGGAGATTTGGATAAGGGCGAGGCCGAAGGAGAGGACGAAAGCGGTCACGAACGCCAAGGTGATGGCGAAACATTAGTGGAAACAGGGGAggggaaagaggaagaaaataaaattatgaagGGTGAATCCGACAAAGCTTCGGAGACTGAGAAAGCAATTTGTAGTTTGGAAACGTCTAAATTGGTACCTGACCTTCTTTCGCCTAAGGAAGAGGAAATCGAGAAATTGAAAGCTGTTAATCAAGATGTAGGTAGCTGTAGAGAAGGTGATGGAATTTCCGATCGATTAATGTTAAAAAGTTCGAAAGAGGAGTTGACGAGGCCAAAGATAGAAACTTCTCCCGCAACGCCCACGGAGAGAAAGGAATCATCCTCTGCTGTTTCGAATATCGCGTCGCCTGAAACAGGGCCGCTCACGCCACAAGAGAAAGTTTTGCCCGTTATCGAGCAGCAAGAAACCACTATTCATCTTCAAACACACTCTGAAGAATTGAAACAAAATTCGCCCGAGAGTGGCAAGACAACGCCTCATTTGGACAATCCTGGTTCGGTGAAACGAACACCCCCTTCGCAACCAGATTTGCCGTCTATGGGAGTTTACACTCCTGATTCGACCACAAATTCGGTGCATTCGTTGCATTACGGTCAATGTGATTTGGATGTTAGCCAGTTAGGACTGGAGTCCCCCACGTCGATTGCTAGCGATCTCGCGTCACAGAATAGCGTAGAAAGACCACCAAGTGCATTACCATCGATGCCACCGTCTGTTTCCGTTCCAATTTCGGTTTCCATGCAAATAACTACGCCGGTTACGTCTGCCGCCGTAAATATTTCGCCGCAAGTACAGTACGCCGATTGTTCGATGCCCCAGCATACTCCATCGACGCACGTTAATATCCATCCGATGCACCAGCCACATACACCGCAGCCTCTTCAACAGCCACGTACACCTCAGTCGCACACACCTCAAAGTATACAAACGCAAAGTCCTCAGCCTCTTCCACAGAGCCATACGCCGCAACCGTTACCTCAGTCTCACACACCACAGCCTCTTCCTCAATCTCATACGCCGCAAAGTATTCCGACGCAGAGTCCTCAGCCAATGCGGCAGAGTCATACGCCGCAACCTTTGCCACCGTCTCACACGCCTCAACCGATGCAGTTGTCTCTGGCCCAGCAAACGCAGAATCAAAGCATGACGCATGGTCAATCTCAACAACAGTCTCAACAGCAGTCTGCGCatcaacagcaacaacagcagcaatcGCAGACGCAATCTCATAGTAACAAAAGAGCCAGTGGTTCGCAAACGACCCATAGGTCGAGATCGACTCAGCAAAGTAGCAGATCGCATCGAACCACGCCTCCTACGTCGCATGCTCAAGCCACATCTCAAGGACACACAACCTCTCACACGAGTCATACGAGTTCCCACACAAGCCATACGACGATAGCGCATACGACGCACGTACCACCGCAGTATCAGCAGTCTTCGTCGATGAGCGTACCACCCGTTCCTCATCCGCATTCTCACACACACGCTGCTCATTCGCACAATATGGCCGTTATCTCGCAAGGGAACTATATGGCTGTTGCTTCGCAGACCTTCCCAACTCAGAACACGTACGTGATTCAACATCGAAGCAGCAGATCCGGTGCACCCACACCATGCACCACAGCGACGAATTTTTACATTCAGACGAGCGCTATGCCGCCGCATTCGCACACACCGGCACCCTCTTTGTCAGCTTCTGGAAATCACCAAACCACGAATTCGTGCAGTCTAGCAAAATTACAACAACTAACGAATGGGTTGGAGATGATACCTCCAACACCTCCACCAGCGATGAATTTAACGCCACCACCTCCTATACCGCACACTATGACACCGCCGCAAACATCGAGGCAATTACCGACGCCGCCTCAAGTACCCCTTGGTTAcgcgaaaaattattataacgtCAATACGGTTCCGCCTTCTACTCCCGGACCACCCAGTAGATCGACCTCGAGGTCATCAGCGAATGCAAACATGGCGTCTCTGACTCAGCCGTATCCAAGCGAAAGCTTATATCGCCAGACTCTCGATCCTGGAAGTACCTGTCCTCAAATGCAGAGCGCCGCCAGTCGGGTCAGTCCCAACGTGGCGATAAACACGAATCTCATGGCCCAGTATGGTTATCGAGTGGCACAACCTGCTACCGGCTACATGAATCAAGCGGCTCAACTCGGTGGCTTCATGAATCAAGCTAGCCAGTTACCTGTCGGAGTCGTTAATGTACCTGCACCGTATCCTCAGGATCCTCATCAACAAAATCCAGCAGCGGTGTATACGACGTACCACGGTTACATAAATGGCGGTCTTATGCAGCCTCTGAATAGTTCGATGAGGCCACGTTAG